The Candidatus Hydrogenedentota bacterium genome has a segment encoding these proteins:
- a CDS encoding TIGR01777 family oxidoreductase codes for MKIIVSGASGLIGTALVADQMAAGHEVVRLVRAHRPETSGVACWNPEAGELDPCILDKADAMVHLSGENIAQGRWSAARKARIRDSRVKSTECVVQALLHAANPPKTFLCASAIGFYGSRGDERLTETSGPGTGFLAEVCQAWETATHPASDRGIRVVNLRFGMVLSGAGGALRAMLPAFRLGMGGIVGNGRQYMSWIAIDDLVAAIRLLLHNESLSGPVNIVSPHPVANSAFTKTLGRILHRPAIIPVPAFAIRLALGEMADALLLSSQRVEPARLLGAGFAFQYPDLEAALKQCLA; via the coding sequence ATGAAAATCATCGTATCGGGCGCGTCGGGGCTGATAGGGACCGCTCTGGTAGCAGATCAGATGGCCGCCGGTCATGAGGTGGTGCGGCTGGTGCGGGCGCATCGTCCGGAAACGTCTGGCGTCGCATGTTGGAACCCCGAAGCGGGAGAATTGGATCCGTGCATTCTCGACAAGGCCGATGCGATGGTGCATCTTTCCGGTGAGAATATCGCGCAGGGACGCTGGTCCGCCGCACGCAAAGCGCGCATCCGCGACAGCCGCGTCAAGTCAACGGAATGCGTGGTCCAGGCCCTGTTGCACGCGGCCAATCCGCCCAAGACGTTTCTGTGCGCCTCGGCCATCGGCTTTTACGGCAGCCGGGGTGACGAACGGCTGACCGAAACGAGCGGACCGGGGACGGGTTTCCTCGCCGAGGTATGCCAGGCTTGGGAAACCGCAACGCACCCTGCTTCCGATCGAGGCATCCGCGTCGTCAATCTGCGTTTCGGCATGGTATTGAGCGGCGCGGGCGGCGCATTGCGGGCGATGCTGCCCGCGTTCAGGCTGGGAATGGGCGGCATCGTTGGAAACGGCCGCCAATACATGAGCTGGATCGCCATAGATGATCTGGTCGCTGCGATTCGATTGCTCCTTCACAATGAGTCGCTTTCCGGACCCGTCAATATTGTGTCGCCGCATCCTGTTGCCAATTCAGCATTTACAAAAACTCTTGGCCGCATTCTTCACCGTCCCGCTATTATTCCTGTCCCGGCGTTTGCCATCCGGCTTGCCTTGGGTGAAATGGCCGATGCGCTTTTGCTGTCCAGCCAGCGCGTTGAACCCGCCCGTCTCTTGGGTGCGGGTTTTGCGTTTCAATATCCCGACCTTGAAGCGGCATTGAAACAGTGCCTTGCCTGA